A portion of the Bacteroides faecium genome contains these proteins:
- a CDS encoding Gfo/Idh/MocA family protein: MKKLLTIVAIGLVLFTSQTVYAKGTKLKKNFTPVKVETPARPVGQKDVIQLVAPKLETVRVGFIGLGMRGPGAVERWTHIPGTQIVALCDLIPGRASGAQEILKKAGRPEAVLYSGDEEAWKKLCERDDIDLVYIATDWKHHAEMGVYAMEHGKHVAIEVPAAMTLDEIWQLINTSEKTRKHCMQLENCVYDFFELTSLNMARQGVFGEVLHVEGAYIHNLEDFWPYYWNNWRMEYNREHRGDVYATHGMGPACQVLGIHRGDRMTTLVAMDTKAVNGPAYIKNKTGKKVDNFQNGDQTTTLIRTENGKTMLIQHNVMTPRPYSRMYQIVGADGYASKYPIEEYCLRPAQVDSKDVPNHEQLNMHGSVPEDVKKALMDKYKDPIHKELEETAKKIGGHGGMDFIMDYRLAYCLQNGLPLDMDVYDLAEWCCMAELTRLSIENNSAPVEIPDFTRGGWNKVQGYRHAFAQ, translated from the coding sequence ATGAAAAAACTACTAACAATTGTTGCAATCGGTCTTGTATTATTTACTTCACAAACCGTTTATGCAAAAGGAACAAAGCTCAAAAAGAATTTTACCCCTGTAAAGGTTGAAACTCCTGCCCGTCCCGTCGGACAGAAAGATGTAATCCAACTTGTTGCTCCAAAACTTGAAACCGTACGTGTCGGTTTCATCGGATTAGGAATGCGTGGTCCCGGTGCAGTGGAACGTTGGACTCATATTCCGGGAACGCAGATTGTGGCTTTATGTGATCTTATTCCCGGACGTGCATCGGGAGCACAAGAAATTTTGAAAAAAGCAGGTCGCCCTGAAGCTGTTTTGTACTCAGGAGACGAAGAGGCGTGGAAAAAGCTTTGCGAACGGGATGATATTGACCTTGTGTATATAGCCACTGATTGGAAGCATCATGCAGAAATGGGTGTCTATGCCATGGAGCATGGTAAACATGTGGCTATCGAAGTGCCTGCCGCTATGACACTGGACGAAATCTGGCAATTAATCAACACTTCCGAAAAGACTCGTAAGCACTGTATGCAACTTGAAAACTGCGTATATGACTTTTTTGAGTTGACGTCGCTTAATATGGCGCGGCAAGGAGTGTTTGGTGAGGTGTTGCATGTAGAAGGCGCATATATCCATAATCTCGAAGATTTCTGGCCTTATTACTGGAACAATTGGCGTATGGAGTATAACCGGGAGCATCGCGGAGATGTATATGCTACACATGGCATGGGACCGGCTTGTCAAGTTCTAGGTATACACCGTGGTGATCGTATGACAACATTAGTGGCTATGGATACAAAAGCGGTCAATGGACCGGCATATATTAAGAATAAGACTGGAAAGAAAGTGGATAACTTTCAAAATGGCGATCAGACTACAACTCTTATCCGTACAGAAAATGGTAAAACGATGTTGATTCAGCATAATGTAATGACTCCACGTCCTTATAGCCGTATGTATCAGATTGTTGGGGCTGACGGTTATGCCAGCAAATATCCGATTGAAGAATATTGTTTGCGCCCTGCGCAGGTCGATTCTAAAGATGTGCCAAACCATGAACAATTAAATATGCACGGTTCTGTTCCTGAAGATGTCAAAAAGGCTTTGATGGATAAGTATAAAGATCCAATTCATAAGGAATTGGAAGAAACTGCAAAGAAAATTGGCGGACATGGCGGTATGGATTTTATAATGGATTATCGTCTGGCGTATTGTTTACAAAATGGTTTACCGTTGGATATGGATGTTTATGACCTTGCAGAATGGTGTTGTATGGCTGAACTTACCCGTCTTTCTATCGAAAATAATTCAGCTCCGGTAGAAATACCCGACTTTACTCGTGGGGGATGGAATAAGGTACAAGGCTATCGCCATGCTTTTGCACAATAA
- a CDS encoding RagB/SusD family nutrient uptake outer membrane protein, which yields MKDIIKYAKSVATALLIAAGSLTSCDYLDVVPPEQASLPDATKTENATLGFLYSCYAAVPNTGNYSAQTENGGVDEYTMPGEWGEASIKMATNNFTTADSPEWKWGNYYRYIGQCHLFLQQLEKTTVVSEEKKANWRAEANFLIAYYHFLLLQFYGPIPINDHYIDMDTPSEDFPGRSHFDYVVDWIANKLDTEVIPNLPATRSGDEWGRATSVIAKAIKARMYLYAASPLWNGSFPYSDADWRNEKWETPGYGKSVVSHAYDASKWERARSACQEALDAALAAGHKLYTNLDYYMTTDPQSQALPYIPGLVETGPEAEAAKEFKKRVMMFRYLVATRADQGNEEIIWGKWGGLGSTVNASMPLKIIRNTSSGWHEGWSGISPLLSTITNFYTKNGKLPAKDPGFAKESEWYKSAGLTGTTEEETSYRANIINLNLNREARYYAWMAFDGGDYGVKLFDGKPLMLDMKSNTSTTTSGQRGGQGYDPTQERNRSLTGFLSQKFVYPLVQKTANSTTGDQNSPMPVIRIAELYLNLAECEAAMSELNNNDTYRTSAFTHLNKIRERAGIPDLTESMVAESGMSLVDWILNERFIELWGEGFRYYDIRRWVLAPNLLGEGMREGLYTDKVANPTFEEFNRPTPVTSIGYKWTRRQYLGSLYYVEVAKNENMLQAPGY from the coding sequence ATGAAAGATATCATTAAATATGCCAAATCTGTAGCTACCGCATTATTGATTGCCGCAGGTAGCCTGACTTCTTGTGACTATCTGGATGTTGTCCCGCCGGAACAAGCATCATTGCCGGACGCGACCAAGACGGAAAACGCAACTTTAGGATTTTTGTATTCATGTTATGCCGCTGTTCCCAACACAGGCAATTACAGCGCCCAGACGGAAAACGGGGGTGTTGACGAATATACTATGCCGGGAGAGTGGGGAGAAGCGTCTATAAAGATGGCAACCAATAATTTTACCACGGCAGATTCTCCCGAATGGAAATGGGGTAATTACTATCGGTATATCGGTCAATGTCACTTGTTCCTGCAACAACTGGAAAAAACGACTGTCGTATCAGAAGAAAAGAAAGCGAACTGGAGAGCGGAAGCAAACTTTCTGATTGCTTATTATCATTTCCTATTGTTACAGTTCTATGGCCCTATTCCTATCAACGACCATTATATAGATATGGATACACCTTCCGAAGATTTCCCCGGACGGTCTCATTTTGACTATGTGGTGGACTGGATTGCTAACAAACTGGATACGGAAGTCATTCCTAATCTGCCGGCAACGCGCTCGGGAGATGAATGGGGACGTGCAACATCTGTTATTGCCAAGGCTATTAAAGCACGTATGTATCTTTATGCCGCGTCACCATTATGGAACGGAAGTTTTCCTTATAGTGATGCAGACTGGAGAAATGAAAAATGGGAAACTCCGGGATATGGGAAATCTGTTGTCAGTCATGCTTATGATGCAAGCAAATGGGAACGGGCAAGAAGTGCTTGTCAGGAAGCATTGGATGCGGCATTAGCTGCCGGACATAAGTTGTATACTAACTTGGATTACTATATGACAACAGATCCACAATCCCAGGCGCTGCCTTATATACCGGGATTGGTAGAGACTGGTCCTGAAGCTGAGGCTGCAAAAGAATTTAAAAAGAGAGTGATGATGTTCCGCTATCTGGTTGCAACCCGTGCCGATCAGGGAAATGAGGAAATCATCTGGGGCAAATGGGGCGGGCTGGGTTCTACTGTCAATGCCTCTATGCCATTAAAGATTATTCGCAATACCAGTTCAGGTTGGCATGAGGGATGGAGCGGAATATCCCCCTTGCTCTCTACTATCACTAACTTTTATACAAAGAATGGTAAACTGCCGGCTAAAGATCCGGGCTTTGCGAAAGAAAGTGAATGGTATAAAAGTGCCGGATTGACAGGTACGACTGAAGAGGAGACATCCTACAGGGCAAATATCATCAACCTTAACTTAAACCGTGAAGCCAGATATTATGCTTGGATGGCATTCGACGGCGGGGATTATGGGGTCAAGTTATTCGACGGAAAACCTTTGATGCTTGACATGAAGTCTAACACAAGCACCACGACATCCGGACAACGGGGAGGACAAGGTTATGACCCGACGCAGGAAAGAAACCGCTCTCTGACAGGATTCCTTAGCCAGAAATTTGTATATCCATTGGTACAAAAAACAGCGAACAGTACAACTGGCGACCAAAATAGCCCGATGCCTGTGATACGGATAGCGGAATTGTATTTGAATCTGGCTGAATGTGAAGCCGCCATGAGTGAACTAAACAATAATGACACATATCGTACAAGTGCTTTCACTCATCTCAATAAAATACGTGAGCGTGCCGGCATACCTGATTTAACTGAAAGTATGGTTGCCGAAAGCGGTATGAGCTTAGTCGATTGGATTTTGAATGAGCGTTTTATCGAATTGTGGGGAGAAGGGTTCCGTTATTATGATATACGCCGTTGGGTACTTGCTCCTAATTTATTGGGTGAAGGAATGCGCGAGGGGCTTTATACGGACAAGGTGGCAAATCCTACTTTTGAAGAATTCAACAGGCCGACTCCGGTCACTTCTATTGGCTATAAATGGACAAGACGCCAGTATTTGGGGTCGCTCTATTATGTAGAAGTTGCCAAGAACGAGAATATGCTTCAAGCTCCGGGTTATTAA
- a CDS encoding TonB-dependent receptor, translating into MKKNRKSNSRRYLKYIALLLFFYPITLLGAQGVISVKGQAMTIKQVIQIIEKSSNYTFFYNAADLKNTINKNLNCEGTIEEVLKEVFKGSGISYMIKGNEVILKVDKAEVTQQQGKKKRSVIGTVTDAETGEPIIGATILIKGQKEGVITDVDGNFTISVSGTRSQIEVSYIGYKKKTVDVSDLGVVNVKMESDNQMLNEVVVVGAGTQKKVSVTGSITSVKGMELKAPSSSLTNSFAGKLAGVISMSTSGEPGSASDFYIRGVSTFGGRATPLIMLDDVEISSSDLNRLPPEIIESFSILKDASATAIYGARGANGVMLIKTKDGNENERTKISVTFENSFNQPMNFPEFVNGATWMEMYNEASTTRNHAVTPKYSQEAINATRNHLNPYVYPDVDWSDLIFRNMAVNQRANLTIQGGNSKATYFMSVQANHDTGLIESPKIYSFDNNINNWGFNFQNNITYKVTPSTKVELRINAQIQKGKGPSYSTGDLFKLTYTANPVYFPAYFPAEDGDSHVRFGNMSTVDSGVRTNPYAYMVSSFKESSENTINASLKLTQQLDFITKGLSVNGLLNFKNWSSSYFTRTITPYYYKVKAGSYDPENPATYETEMIKEGTDYLATSDYVKNGDYTIYMQFALNYGRQFGLHSVGAMLLYTQREYRDSVLPNRLQGFSGRATYDYGQRYLFEFNFGYNGSERMAKGNRFEFFPAVSLGWVISNEEFFKPLSHVVDNLKIRGSYGLVGSDETGPKDGPHFLYIDNINLTGGGGFTTGMSGPNLNMNGPIVNQYAVQNAGWERAKKLDLGVDLTLFRNWNITFDYFRENRYNILLHREAWPESLGYYGAKPWSNLGKVRNSGIEFSTTYRQSITKDLSMEVRGNFTYTANKYIEADEPKYDLPWLSAEGRPLSYTYGYIAEGLFQSQDEIDHSPLQDFGSTPQVGDIKYKDINGDNIIDTDDQMVISQYGGTPRIQYGFGLNLFYKNFDFGVFFNGSAKRSLMISGIHPFGAGDNNIFQFIADDYWTEANPNPNAKYPRLGLLDTETANNKLSSTYWMRNGNFIRFKTLELGYTFKYGRAYFNCDNVAVFSPFKHWDPELAWYAYPLQRTFNIGIQLHF; encoded by the coding sequence ATGAAAAAGAATCGAAAGTCTAACAGTCGGCGGTATTTAAAGTATATCGCGTTGTTGCTGTTTTTTTATCCGATCACTCTTTTAGGAGCACAAGGAGTTATCTCAGTAAAAGGACAAGCAATGACAATCAAACAAGTCATTCAGATTATTGAAAAAAGTAGTAATTATACTTTCTTTTACAATGCTGCTGACTTGAAAAACACAATCAACAAAAACTTAAATTGCGAAGGTACCATTGAAGAAGTACTAAAAGAAGTATTTAAAGGTAGTGGAATCTCTTACATGATCAAAGGAAATGAGGTCATACTGAAAGTAGATAAGGCAGAAGTCACGCAACAGCAAGGCAAGAAAAAACGCTCAGTTATCGGTACTGTGACCGATGCGGAAACAGGGGAGCCCATTATTGGTGCGACAATACTGATAAAAGGTCAGAAAGAAGGAGTCATTACTGATGTGGACGGAAATTTTACAATATCTGTCAGCGGTACCCGTTCCCAAATTGAGGTTAGCTATATCGGTTACAAGAAAAAGACAGTAGACGTCAGCGACCTTGGTGTGGTGAATGTGAAAATGGAATCTGACAACCAGATGCTGAACGAAGTTGTGGTTGTTGGTGCCGGCACACAGAAAAAAGTTAGTGTAACAGGCTCTATTACAAGTGTAAAGGGAATGGAACTCAAAGCTCCTAGTTCTTCATTGACCAATTCGTTTGCTGGAAAATTGGCTGGTGTGATTTCAATGAGTACAAGTGGCGAACCGGGTAGTGCGTCTGATTTCTATATCCGTGGCGTTAGTACATTCGGAGGACGTGCCACTCCATTAATCATGTTGGATGACGTAGAAATTTCGTCTAGCGACTTGAACAGGCTTCCGCCGGAAATCATTGAAAGTTTCTCCATCCTGAAAGATGCTTCCGCTACCGCCATTTACGGTGCGCGTGGCGCGAATGGTGTGATGCTTATCAAAACCAAAGACGGTAACGAAAACGAAAGAACTAAAATTAGTGTCACTTTCGAGAACTCGTTCAACCAACCTATGAATTTTCCTGAATTCGTAAACGGGGCTACGTGGATGGAAATGTATAATGAGGCTTCAACTACACGTAACCATGCGGTCACTCCGAAATACTCGCAAGAAGCGATTAACGCTACACGCAACCACTTGAATCCATACGTATATCCGGATGTGGATTGGAGCGACTTGATATTCAGGAATATGGCAGTAAACCAACGTGCAAACCTTACCATTCAGGGTGGTAATTCAAAAGCAACTTATTTCATGAGTGTACAGGCAAATCATGATACAGGGCTTATTGAATCTCCTAAAATTTACTCATTCGATAATAACATCAATAACTGGGGATTCAATTTCCAGAATAATATCACCTATAAAGTGACTCCCAGTACGAAGGTGGAATTGAGAATCAATGCACAGATTCAAAAAGGCAAGGGACCGAGTTACTCTACCGGAGACTTATTTAAACTGACTTATACTGCTAATCCTGTTTATTTCCCTGCTTATTTCCCTGCAGAAGACGGGGATAGCCATGTACGTTTCGGTAATATGTCGACTGTGGACAGTGGGGTGCGTACAAATCCTTATGCTTACATGGTAAGCTCTTTTAAGGAAAGCAGTGAGAATACAATTAATGCCTCATTGAAGTTGACACAACAATTGGATTTTATTACAAAAGGGCTTAGTGTCAACGGATTGCTTAATTTTAAGAATTGGTCAAGTTCTTATTTTACACGCACCATTACCCCCTACTACTATAAAGTAAAGGCCGGAAGTTATGATCCTGAAAACCCTGCTACATATGAAACGGAAATGATAAAGGAAGGTACTGACTATCTGGCAACTTCCGACTATGTCAAAAATGGGGATTATACCATCTATATGCAGTTTGCATTGAATTATGGAAGGCAGTTCGGACTACACAGTGTAGGTGCCATGTTGTTATATACGCAACGTGAATATAGGGACAGCGTACTACCGAATCGTCTTCAAGGATTTTCGGGACGCGCTACTTATGATTACGGACAACGGTATCTGTTTGAATTCAACTTTGGTTATAACGGTTCTGAACGTATGGCAAAAGGGAACCGTTTCGAGTTTTTCCCGGCCGTATCCCTGGGATGGGTTATCAGTAATGAAGAATTTTTCAAACCACTTTCACATGTCGTTGATAATCTGAAAATCAGAGGTTCTTACGGTCTTGTAGGTAGTGATGAGACAGGTCCCAAAGACGGGCCTCACTTCTTGTATATTGATAATATTAATTTAACGGGTGGCGGTGGTTTCACTACGGGCATGTCAGGACCAAATCTGAATATGAATGGTCCCATCGTAAATCAATATGCAGTGCAAAATGCAGGATGGGAACGTGCCAAAAAGTTAGACTTGGGTGTAGACCTGACTCTGTTCCGTAACTGGAATATCACATTTGATTATTTTCGTGAAAACCGGTATAATATTTTGTTACACCGTGAAGCATGGCCGGAATCATTAGGATATTACGGTGCTAAACCATGGAGTAATCTAGGCAAGGTGAGAAATAGCGGTATTGAATTTAGCACTACGTACCGTCAATCAATCACTAAGGACTTAAGTATGGAAGTGCGTGGAAACTTTACATACACTGCCAATAAATACATTGAAGCTGATGAGCCCAAATATGATTTGCCATGGTTGAGCGCAGAAGGACGTCCGTTGTCATATACTTACGGATATATAGCAGAAGGATTATTCCAGTCACAGGATGAGATAGACCATTCTCCGCTTCAGGATTTTGGTAGTACTCCGCAAGTGGGGGATATCAAATATAAAGATATTAATGGCGATAATATCATTGATACGGATGACCAGATGGTTATCTCGCAATATGGTGGCACACCACGTATCCAATATGGGTTCGGCTTGAATCTGTTTTATAAGAATTTCGATTTCGGTGTGTTTTTCAATGGTTCCGCCAAGAGGTCACTTATGATTAGCGGCATTCATCCGTTCGGTGCGGGTGATAATAATATCTTCCAGTTTATTGCTGATGATTACTGGACAGAAGCCAATCCGAATCCGAATGCCAAATATCCTCGTCTGGGATTATTGGATACTGAAACGGCCAACAATAAGCTGAGTAGTACATATTGGATGCGTAATGGGAATTTCATACGATTTAAAACGTTGGAATTAGGGTATACATTCAAATATGGACGGGCTTACTTCAACTGTGATAATGTAGCGGTATTCAGCCCTTTCAAGCATTGGGACCCGGAACTGGCATGGTATGCCTATCCGTTGCAACGTACATTCAATATCGGAATTCAATTACATTTTTAA
- a CDS encoding BT_3987 domain-containing protein, whose amino-acid sequence MKRILYITVLAGWMLCNTSCENYDETKIPEEYHKVLILQSAGEQTVTLYRTGEDSRYEMCIIKAGSENGLSAEAQLVVDEEWMDQYNEDNAEHYVMIPSEYYSFDTQNVQVQGDEQYKLLNLTFKTTNLDALISNNPGKKYALPIRLLSDNTTVSTTNNYVILQPSIVVPTVSFAKTGYQKTAITAQSSNPVSIEIPVTLPLDNKWEFECTVKLDKEWLDTYNTKHGTSYQLLPDASYTLQKTCQFAIGSNSSSIRLEVDRNNLSLGDYALPVKLESCTQDGFDLDENYYLAGISYLPPQIPLTLDMLSSNATVDGDGTGLTGLFDGLGSGKHYHSNYAGAVIDATYGHYIDIHLKTPISSIMFNYHTRYENGNGDPTEIIMYTSNDGQAWTKLGTITKTGLGGNAEYASSIFTAENKFAYWRFSVTKSAAGDVTNGAYFNLGELSIYGE is encoded by the coding sequence ATGAAAAGAATATTATATATCACAGTATTGGCAGGATGGATGTTATGCAATACATCTTGTGAAAACTATGACGAAACCAAGATTCCGGAAGAATATCATAAAGTTCTTATCCTGCAATCTGCTGGAGAACAAACCGTCACATTATACAGGACGGGAGAGGATAGCCGTTATGAAATGTGTATCATCAAAGCGGGAAGTGAAAATGGTTTGAGTGCCGAGGCACAATTAGTGGTTGACGAGGAATGGATGGACCAATATAATGAGGATAATGCAGAACATTATGTGATGATACCTTCTGAATATTATAGTTTTGACACTCAAAACGTCCAGGTGCAAGGAGACGAACAATACAAGCTTCTCAATCTGACATTTAAAACCACTAATCTTGACGCTTTGATAAGTAATAATCCGGGTAAGAAGTATGCATTGCCGATTCGTTTGTTAAGTGATAATACAACAGTTTCTACTACAAACAATTATGTTATCCTGCAACCTTCTATCGTTGTACCAACTGTTTCTTTCGCTAAGACCGGTTATCAAAAGACTGCTATAACTGCGCAGAGCAGTAATCCGGTATCAATCGAAATTCCGGTTACATTGCCTCTTGACAATAAATGGGAATTTGAATGTACTGTGAAGCTGGATAAGGAATGGCTGGATACATATAATACCAAACACGGCACTTCTTATCAACTGCTCCCTGATGCTTCTTATACGCTTCAGAAGACTTGCCAATTTGCCATAGGCAGCAATAGCAGTTCTATCAGATTAGAAGTCGATCGTAATAACCTGTCATTGGGGGATTATGCTTTGCCTGTCAAACTGGAAAGTTGTACGCAAGATGGATTTGACCTGGATGAAAATTATTATCTCGCAGGTATCAGCTATCTGCCACCACAAATTCCATTGACACTTGACATGTTAAGTTCTAATGCTACGGTAGATGGTGACGGAACCGGCCTGACTGGTTTATTCGATGGCCTGGGGAGTGGAAAACACTATCATTCAAATTATGCTGGTGCTGTAATTGATGCGACATACGGACACTATATTGACATACATCTGAAAACTCCGATAAGCAGTATCATGTTCAATTATCATACCCGGTATGAGAATGGAAATGGTGACCCGACGGAGATCATAATGTATACAAGCAACGACGGTCAGGCTTGGACTAAACTGGGTACAATAACCAAAACCGGTTTAGGTGGGAATGCGGAATATGCATCGTCCATATTTACAGCCGAAAACAAGTTTGCTTATTGGAGGTTCTCTGTCACTAAAAGTGCCGCCGGTGATGTGACAAATGGCGCTTATTTCAATCTGGGCGAATTAAGTATTTACGGAGAATAA
- a CDS encoding M60 family metallopeptidase produces MIRNIIASLLLSILWTANMSCSDKDSDITSVFEIESTQLTKSLDNNATQITIPVNTTLNTNDWNVVSSVNWLFVSKKQDTNGASIIISAKANAGEKRETIIKVTSSVRNYSISITQYGPNDVIVESDYLVQPYGGKDSEHQPGQDITNTYDGKFAADGADPFHTPWGQSAHFPVILEYYFRGDTEIDYLIYYTRSGNGNFGKLRVYTTTNPDRSGYTLQGEYDFKEQNAPSKVSFSQGVKATGVKFEVLSGLGNFVSCDEMQFFKKNTDKTLDKQLLTVFTDVTCTALKTGVDEEAINALPAYFVRIAEALKNNSYDEWEKEFRIHEYEAYSNVEEWAEKLMTKKYSNLDNPTGISVNAGDEVIVLVGDTHGQDISLQCIWETGTDYVQTAASGDVYMLQPGVNKLMMKGQGQLFVMYNTDITSSSANPIKIHIPLGSGKVNGYFDLKKHRTDTKYSELLHKATHKYFCVRGEKIMFYFHRTKMLEYLPNNILSAINLWDNIIGWQQELMGIEDVRPSQVNNHMFAISPEGSYMWASDYQIAFVYTYLGNILLYDNVMAAEDNAWGPAHEIGHVHQEAINWPSSTESSNNLFSNYIIYRLGKYKSRGQGINYLAQTVYGDKKAWWNMGTSTHQNEDTEMHMRMNWQLWIYYERCKGNENKPVFWPQVFKIMRDKYGDIPESDPGKRQMAFVKAVCEAAQEDLTDFFETWGFFKEVNTQIEQYGTYNYLVTAQMIENTKSEISKYDKKAVPIQYIEDRIASDFPATDYRAREVGDVGYYIQFKNNIQITKPVSAAISGKTVSIANGDEAVAFEIRKGTDGKGALLYFANTFQFTVPQSIVVNGASLFAVQADGVRKLITQF; encoded by the coding sequence ATGATTAGAAATATAATAGCCTCACTGTTGTTATCCATTTTATGGACTGCGAATATGTCATGTAGTGATAAAGACAGCGATATAACCTCTGTTTTTGAAATAGAATCAACCCAGCTGACGAAAAGCCTGGATAACAATGCAACACAAATCACCATACCTGTCAATACAACATTAAACACAAATGATTGGAATGTAGTTAGTTCTGTTAATTGGCTATTTGTAAGTAAAAAGCAGGATACGAACGGTGCGTCAATCATTATCTCCGCCAAAGCTAATGCGGGAGAAAAAAGGGAAACTATAATTAAAGTTACTTCTTCCGTCAGGAATTACTCCATCTCGATCACTCAATACGGTCCCAATGATGTAATAGTAGAAAGTGATTATTTAGTTCAGCCTTATGGTGGAAAAGATAGTGAGCATCAGCCCGGGCAAGATATCACAAATACATATGACGGAAAATTTGCGGCGGATGGAGCTGACCCTTTTCATACTCCATGGGGGCAGTCTGCACATTTCCCTGTCATATTAGAGTATTATTTTAGGGGAGATACGGAAATAGACTATTTGATTTATTATACTCGTTCCGGTAATGGAAATTTTGGAAAGCTCAGAGTATATACGACTACCAACCCCGACCGTTCCGGTTATACCTTGCAGGGAGAGTATGATTTCAAAGAGCAGAATGCTCCTTCCAAAGTTTCGTTCTCTCAGGGCGTAAAAGCGACTGGTGTCAAGTTTGAAGTATTAAGCGGTTTAGGCAATTTTGTTAGTTGTGACGAAATGCAGTTCTTTAAAAAGAATACGGATAAGACTTTGGATAAACAACTTCTGACTGTATTTACAGACGTTACTTGTACGGCGCTTAAAACGGGCGTCGACGAAGAAGCAATCAATGCATTGCCTGCTTACTTTGTTCGCATCGCGGAAGCGCTGAAAAATAATAGTTACGATGAATGGGAAAAAGAATTTAGAATTCATGAGTACGAGGCATACAGTAACGTAGAAGAATGGGCGGAAAAGTTGATGACCAAAAAATACAGTAATTTGGATAATCCGACTGGAATCTCCGTGAATGCAGGAGATGAAGTTATTGTGCTGGTAGGTGACACTCACGGACAAGACATTTCATTACAATGTATCTGGGAAACCGGAACGGATTATGTACAAACGGCAGCGAGTGGGGATGTCTATATGTTACAGCCGGGAGTTAACAAACTGATGATGAAAGGGCAAGGACAGTTGTTTGTTATGTATAATACGGATATAACTTCTTCCAGTGCCAATCCCATTAAAATACATATTCCATTGGGTAGTGGTAAAGTAAACGGGTATTTCGACTTGAAGAAGCATAGGACAGATACTAAATATTCGGAACTGCTGCACAAGGCAACGCACAAATACTTTTGTGTACGTGGCGAGAAGATTATGTTCTATTTCCATCGTACGAAAATGCTTGAGTATTTGCCGAATAATATATTGTCTGCTATCAACTTGTGGGATAATATTATAGGCTGGCAACAGGAATTGATGGGAATAGAAGATGTACGCCCTAGCCAGGTTAATAATCATATGTTTGCTATTTCTCCGGAAGGGAGTTATATGTGGGCGTCTGATTATCAAATAGCCTTTGTATATACTTATTTAGGTAACATTCTTTTGTATGACAATGTCATGGCTGCCGAAGATAATGCATGGGGACCTGCCCATGAGATTGGTCATGTGCATCAGGAAGCAATCAATTGGCCGTCGTCTACCGAATCGTCTAATAACTTGTTCTCTAATTACATCATTTATAGACTAGGAAAATATAAATCTCGTGGCCAGGGAATTAACTATCTTGCTCAAACAGTTTATGGTGACAAGAAAGCATGGTGGAACATGGGCACTTCCACTCACCAGAATGAAGATACAGAGATGCATATGCGTATGAACTGGCAATTGTGGATTTATTACGAACGTTGTAAAGGCAATGAGAATAAACCTGTATTTTGGCCTCAAGTGTTTAAGATAATGCGCGATAAATATGGGGATATTCCGGAGTCGGATCCGGGTAAACGCCAAATGGCTTTTGTAAAGGCTGTGTGTGAAGCTGCACAAGAAGATCTCACTGACTTTTTCGAAACGTGGGGATTCTTTAAAGAAGTGAATACTCAAATCGAGCAATATGGAACTTATAATTATTTGGTAACCGCTCAAATGATAGAGAATACAAAAAGTGAAATCTCCAAATATGATAAAAAGGCTGTCCCGATTCAGTACATTGAAGACCGGATTGCAAGCGATTTTCCTGCTACGGATTATCGTGCGCGAGAAGTCGGTGATGTGGGCTATTATATACAGTTCAAAAATAATATCCAAATAACGAAGCCGGTCAGTGCTGCAATTTCGGGGAAAACAGTCTCTATTGCTAATGGCGATGAAGCTGTCGCTTTTGAAATCAGAAAAGGTACGGATGGAAAAGGAGCACTATTGTACTTTGCAAATACTTTCCAATTCACAGTACCTCAATCAATAGTTGTTAACGGTGCTTCTTTATTTGCCGTGCAAGCGGATGGCGTGCGGAAATTAATTACTCAATTTTAA